The sequence CAAGAATTGGGGCCACCTGTGCGAGTTATGCAGTTGAATGCCATGGCACCCAGGAGCACTCCTTCAGCGAGGAAGATTTTTGGGGCAGATATCGAGCCAATTTTGGCGCAGAACTGGATGGCGGTGCTGGTAACAGGCTTCGGACAACAGAGGCTAGTAGTGAGTTGTAAAAAGGACACAGGGCATCATCCAGTTTGCAAGTCACCTATTCTTTGAGGTCTGATGGCAGCCCGCATGTGGCACTGCGTGAGGGAATAGTGGGAGGCAATGAGGGCCTTGTCCAGCCGTAGAAGCGGAAGCGGCTCTGCCTCCCACCACTCACTAAAGAAGAGCCCTGATCGCCTCCCTTGAAGCGAGTGGAGAGTACTCTGGGTGTTAGCAAAAGAAGTGTAGGATGTGCTGCGTTTCCAGGGTGCATTGGTAAAGCGAACGGCTAGTCAGTACCCGCTGGCGCAAGCAGGTCCTTCCTGGAGGTCCTCACAGTGGAGCGCTTTATTTCTCTTCTCGGTATTCCAGCGCTGCTCCTCATCGCATTTCTCTTCTGTACAGACCGCAAGAAAATTCCTTACAAGACCATAGGCGGCGGCATCGGCCTGCAATTTCTTCTGGCCCTTCTTGTTCTACGCACCAATGTGGGCCGTGAAATATTCCGTCTGGTAGGGCATGGGGCGGAGCGCCTCATAGGCTTTACCCTGGCGGGTTCAAAGTTTGTTTTTGGCGATCTCACAGCCGTTGACAAAGTGGGCTTTGTTGTTGCTGTACAGGTGCTGCCGGTAATTGTCTTCTTTTCCTCCCTGTCAGCAATCCTCTACCATTTCGGCATCTTGCAGTGGCTGGTGCGGCAGATGGCCCGGGTCTTCACCAGGACCCTTGGAATATCAGGTGCCGAGGCCCTGAGTGCTGCTGCCAATGTGTTTGTGGGCATGGTGGAGGCGCCGTTGTTGATACGCCCATACATCGAGGAAATGACCGAGTCCGAGCTTTTCTGCGTGATGAGCGTTGGCATGGCAACCATTGCCGGCAGCGTCATGGCAGCTTACATCGGCATTCTGCAGCCACACTTCCCCAATGTGGCAGGGCATATACTGGCTGCCAGCCTTATGAGTGCCCCGGCCGGCATTGTGGTCGCCAAGATCATGGTGCCTGAAAGCGGCACTCCCCGGACCGCAGGCAGGGTAAATATAATTGTTGAGAAGCGGGACGTAAACTTTATTGATGCAGCCGCGCGGGGCGCCACAGACGGCATGCACCTGGCCATTGCAGTGGCCGCCATGCTCATTGCCTTTATTGCCCTGGTTGCCATGGTGAACGGCGTGTTTTCCCTTATGCACACAAGTTTTGAAGCCATCCTGGGTTGGCTTTTTGCTCCCATTGCCTTTGTGATGGGAGTTCCCTGGAAGGAGGCGCTGCAAGTGGGCTCGCTCCTGGGGCAAAAAACCGTGTTGAATGAATTCGTGGCCTATCTCAATCTTGCCAATGGCCTGGCCAGTGGGAAGCTTGC comes from Deltaproteobacteria bacterium and encodes:
- a CDS encoding NupC/NupG family nucleoside CNT transporter, producing MERFISLLGIPALLLIAFLFCTDRKKIPYKTIGGGIGLQFLLALLVLRTNVGREIFRLVGHGAERLIGFTLAGSKFVFGDLTAVDKVGFVVAVQVLPVIVFFSSLSAILYHFGILQWLVRQMARVFTRTLGISGAEALSAAANVFVGMVEAPLLIRPYIEEMTESELFCVMSVGMATIAGSVMAAYIGILQPHFPNVAGHILAASLMSAPAGIVVAKIMVPESGTPRTAGRVNIIVEKRDVNFIDAAARGATDGMHLAIAVAAMLIAFIALVAMVNGVFSLMHTSFEAILGWLFAPIAFVMGVPWKEALQVGSLLGQKTVLNEFVAYLNLANGLASGKLALSPRSITIATYALCGFANFGSLGIMIAGISGMAPSRRHDLARLGIRSIISGSLAAFLTATIAGVLIR